From the genome of uncultured Methanobacterium sp.:
CTTCGGTAACTAAAAGATCATTTTCCTCACCACGCAACAGGCTCAGTGAGGTGATTGCTGCAAACTTTAATCTGAACAATATGTACATTCACCATGTGCTGCGGTTTTCATTAGCCCTCACCCTGGGACTCCTGGCAGTTTACCTATCCCCCTACCATGATAGGGATTTTATCTGGATTACCATGGGTATTTTGATTATAATGAAACCGGATGTAACCAGCACCATTAACAACTTCATATCCCGTGGGTTATTCAATTTCCTGGCAATTATACTGGTATTAATCATGGGATTACTTTTCCCACATGATATTCTCCTCCTGTTGGGGTTCTTGATGCTGTTTTTCTTCAGAGCATTTTTCCCAAATTATATGGGACTATCACTCATGGCCATCACTGTTTTTGTGGTCTTAACCTGGCCCACTGGGCCCCTGTGGGGAAATGCCATAGCCAGAATCATTGACATAACCCTCGGTGGAATTATTGCATTTTGCTGTGCTTACCTGATTTGGCCCGGTAAGCAAGCTGTGAACATCCCGAAACAGATCGCCCGGAACATCCGAGCCAACTGTGAATATGCAGAAAATATATTCAGGGAAAGTATTAACGGTGATAATGATGGAATAACCCCTAAAAGTTATAGAAAATATTTACTTGAGGAAAAAAACCTGGAATCATCCCTGAGGAAAGTTGAAGATACCTTTCAGGATGTGGGAGAAGATATATCCCTATTTAGGGAACTGGGTGTCATAAACCGTAAGTTATCCTCTGATCTAACCGAAGCCAAATCATTACTTGAGTCTGGAGAATCGATTAAAGATATCACACGATACTCAGAACAGTTAACCAGTGCCATGCGAGAAATAGCTTTATCTGTTGAGAAAAATGTTATCCTACCCCCGGTTACAATCGACAGGATTCCAGATAAGGGGGATATTTTAGAAGAAACAATTGAAAACTATTTGAACATGATAATAAATGATGTTCATTACCTTCAGTTAGATGTGGAATTAGCCTTGCGTTTGGGAGCATTTAAAAAGTAGAGTAACCTGATTTAGTAGGGTGATTATTGTATAGCGGATCCTAGAGTCTTTAGAATTGTAATTTAAGGTAATAAATGTTTTGCTATAATATATGTCCTATTATTTGGAGAATTTTCGAAACACGGCCCAATATCTTTTTAATGTATTCATTATTTAAATCCAATGCAAATTTTGATTTTGTTTTTATTAAAATTGTGTATTTGAATGAAAAAAAGACTTTGCTTAAGTTAATTTTTTAATAGAGCAATTCTAATTATATAATATGGTTGATAGTAAGGTTGATAAAACTAAACAAAAGATTTTAGATGCAGCTTTAAAATTGTTTAGTGAAAAGGGATATGCTGGTGCTACTACTAAAATCATAGCAGCCAATGCAGGTTTTACTGAGATGACATTATATACCAAGTTTAAAACTAAACAGAATCTTTTTGATCAAGTTATGATATGTGGCATGAAAAAATTGAATGAAGATGCATCTTCCATTTTATTAGTTGATAAGGAATTTGAAAGCCCTGTGGACTTTTTAGATAGTTACGTTAGAAATTTGGAAAAGTTTGTATGGAATAACTTTGAATTCTTCAAATTAGGGTTCAATCAGGAGAGAAAAATATCTGAAAAGTTTCTGATGGAAGGGTCGTATGATTTTAGTAAATATATTGAAAAAAATCTTCCCAATCAGAAAATAGATTATATGGCATTCACACTTAACATATTCTCATTCGTGTATATGTACGATCTCGGTAAGTATCATGGTCGTCAGGATACAAGCATTGAAGTTGTTTTAGATAAATTTATCTATAATCTTTCACTGTCACTCAAATAATTCGTGGAATAATCCTTAAATCTGTAAATATCAGGTTTTTTTAAATTTAACATGTTTAAACTAACTCTTTCCTATAATTATCATTGCTAAAATCCTATTTTTTTCTTTATTATAATTATCTTTATATTAGATGATAGCTTAATATCTTTTATTATAGTCTCTTATAAGGTACTATAATTTAAATTTTGTACATAATAAAGTAAAATAACTGTCAAATTTGTAGATAAAAATTGTAAAGGGAGGTGAAAACATAAAAAAACAAAATTTTCTGCTTATATTCATAGCACTACTTTTAGCCATTATTTTATCAGGCACAGTTTCTGCTGCAGATGGAGATATAATATACGTTAATGGTTCATCAGGACTGGATACCAACAATGGTTTCACTCCAAACACAGCTAAATTAACCATTAAAAACGCAACAGGAACAGTAAATCCCAACGGAATAGTAAACATCACCGATGGCATCTACACCGGCCCCGATAACAGTGGTATAACCATTGATAAAAACATGACCATTAATGGTGAAAGCCAGACAGGTACAATAATTGACGCTGAAAAACAAAACAGAATTTTCACAATCCTCAGTGGTATAACTTTTACCCTACAAAACATAACACTCACCAACGGAACATCCGTGGATGGTGGAGCCATCCTCAACTATGGAACATTAACCATAAACCAAAGCACACTCACACAAAACACCGCAACCTCTGGTGGAGCCATCTACAATGATAATGGAACATTAACCATAAACCAAACCACTCTCACACAAAACACCGCCACTACTGGTGGGGCCATTTACAACGACGATGGAACATCTGAGATTCATTTCAGCAGGATTATCGGGAACAACAATATTGACGTGTATCGCAACGGGGGAACTGTTAATGCAACTCTGAATTGGTGGGGTTCCAACTTCTTGGGAACTTATCCTATCTCCGAGAACAGAGCAAATAGTGATGTGATTATTGATCCATGGGTAATCTTAACTGTAAACGCAACTCCCAACAACATAAAAAACGGGGAAACATCAACAATCACTGCGGATTTCAACCATATCAACGGCGGTGCTCTTTTAACTGGTGGTAATATACCTGACGGGAATATAAAACTGGATGTGCCATGGGGAAGCTTCACTAACTCAGGAATCAGTCATTCATTAACAGGAAATACTGCAGCAGGTATTATGTCTGGTACATTTTATGCTATTGAAGGATCAATAAATCCATTGTACAATCCGGTTGAAGTTACTGCAACTGCAGATGAATACACTACCACTAACGCAGAATCCGAATATATTTACATTAACCCAGTAGCTTACCTCAACATTACCAAGACTGCCAATGTGACCAATGCCAATGTAGGGGACATAATACAGTACAACATCACCATAACCAACAACGGACCAGATAATGCAACTGTTATTCAGTTAGAAGACTTTTTACCAGTTGGAACTGAATTTGTTAGTGCATCCCCAGCGCCTGACATCACATCTTCATCCTTGATAACATGGACTAACGTTTTGGCTGCATTAGGTATTCCTGAATTAACTCCAGGCACAAGCGTGTCGATTTTAGTTAACCTGCTCGTCCTGCCTTCAGCATCAGGCACTACCTTGACTAACCAAGTAAACATCACATCTAACCTATACCCTTACTTCAACGAAACTACAGTTAATGTGAACGTTAATCAAGCCTTCATGGAGTTGAACAAGACGGTTAACAACACCAGGCCCAACGTTGGTGAAACAGTACTTTATACCATTGTAGCTAAAAACAACGGACCCCATACTGCAAATAATCTAATTGTAACAGACACTCTACCAACTGGTTTGGACTTTGTCAGTTGCACTGGCGGCGGTGTTTGGGACCCAGTTTCCCGTACTGTTACTTGGCCATCGGC
Proteins encoded in this window:
- a CDS encoding FUSC family protein is translated as MEKKTFISRWKLPSKPTGPIEWGKAIKSILLIFLAVIIAQLTGLGDGIKLIMLITLNATIMIDLPLPFRKIIQVTLLGFFLTLLAFICSFLSLSSLPVFLLFTIIMAFFSSSLFIFSETAGSLGFLIFINYIFSVIFINQTVNIREWLLYIILSFLVASILLIPRALGRKTDILRMIATTFLPETSIEKVLSTRQALSGLLLEERNYYLLKIGTYLTRYRTYSKLIISTMECQSQELYHGFMDSVDKASIKIASHLTGTPDQVDLTLVHHELEKIEKGSEYKNKSNEFKNKSKNTSGFEGTNPTNLLIKLRFLLERANELLLEEYPSVTKRSFSSPRNRLSEVIAANFNLNNMYIHHVLRFSLALTLGLLAVYLSPYHDRDFIWITMGILIIMKPDVTSTINNFISRGLFNFLAIILVLIMGLLFPHDILLLLGFLMLFFFRAFFPNYMGLSLMAITVFVVLTWPTGPLWGNAIARIIDITLGGIIAFCCAYLIWPGKQAVNIPKQIARNIRANCEYAENIFRESINGDNDGITPKSYRKYLLEEKNLESSLRKVEDTFQDVGEDISLFRELGVINRKLSSDLTEAKSLLESGESIKDITRYSEQLTSAMREIALSVEKNVILPPVTIDRIPDKGDILEETIENYLNMIINDVHYLQLDVELALRLGAFKK
- a CDS encoding TetR/AcrR family transcriptional regulator — its product is MVDSKVDKTKQKILDAALKLFSEKGYAGATTKIIAANAGFTEMTLYTKFKTKQNLFDQVMICGMKKLNEDASSILLVDKEFESPVDFLDSYVRNLEKFVWNNFEFFKLGFNQERKISEKFLMEGSYDFSKYIEKNLPNQKIDYMAFTLNIFSFVYMYDLGKYHGRQDTSIEVVLDKFIYNLSLSLK